One genomic segment of Acetobacteroides hydrogenigenes includes these proteins:
- the murB gene encoding UDP-N-acetylmuramate dehydrogenase: MIVYENFPLKEITTFGIDAKAKKLVQTATNDELVTFLKSNKSAPIFVLGGGSNIIFTSDFEGVILQPSDKSIQIVAEDANSTTIKVGAGMEWDDLVKLTVEQGWGGLENLSLIPGHVGACPVQNIGAYGVEVKDVITAVEGFYLDNAEHFCFNNDFCQFGYRDSIFKKDLKGKTAITHVTFTLSKKPMLKTHYGNIEEELKNYSERNIQTVRDAVISIRERKLPSPKLMGNCGSFFKNPTIPNVEFESIRAKYPNVPNYPANNGLTKIPAAWLIETCGYKGIKRGNVGIHSQQALVLVNLGNATGKEVIELADEIIGTVSKEFGITLEKEVNIL; this comes from the coding sequence ATGATCGTATACGAAAACTTCCCATTAAAGGAAATCACCACCTTTGGAATTGACGCGAAAGCAAAAAAGTTAGTCCAAACCGCTACTAATGATGAACTAGTTACCTTTCTAAAATCGAATAAATCGGCACCAATTTTTGTGCTGGGAGGTGGAAGCAACATTATATTCACATCAGACTTTGAAGGAGTAATTCTTCAACCTTCAGATAAGAGCATACAAATAGTTGCCGAAGATGCCAATAGCACAACAATAAAGGTAGGTGCAGGCATGGAATGGGACGATCTAGTTAAGCTAACCGTTGAACAAGGTTGGGGAGGACTAGAAAATTTATCGCTTATACCAGGGCACGTAGGTGCTTGTCCTGTACAGAATATAGGTGCTTATGGTGTTGAAGTTAAAGATGTCATAACAGCAGTAGAGGGCTTTTACCTAGATAATGCTGAGCATTTTTGCTTCAACAACGATTTTTGCCAGTTTGGCTATCGTGATAGCATATTCAAAAAAGATCTAAAGGGGAAAACGGCAATTACCCATGTCACGTTTACCCTTAGCAAAAAGCCTATGCTCAAAACTCACTACGGCAATATAGAGGAAGAGCTAAAGAATTACAGCGAAAGAAATATCCAAACTGTAAGAGATGCCGTTATCTCTATCCGCGAACGTAAGCTCCCATCGCCCAAGTTGATGGGTAACTGTGGAAGCTTTTTCAAAAATCCTACAATCCCCAATGTAGAATTTGAATCTATAAGAGCAAAATATCCAAACGTACCAAACTACCCTGCCAACAACGGGCTTACAAAGATTCCTGCCGCCTGGCTCATTGAAACCTGTGGTTATAAGGGTATAAAAAGAGGGAATGTAGGCATCCACAGCCAGCAAGCACTTGTGCTAGTAAACCTAGGAAATGCCACCGGAAAGGAGGTTATCGAATTAGCCGACGAGATAATCGGAACCGTATCCAAAGAATTTGGAATTACCCTAGAGAAAGAGGTAAACATTCTATAA
- a CDS encoding 3'-5' exonuclease codes for MANLVLDLELSGIEPGWHEIIQLGAALYDKEWNLKSTYISNVYPENRESFSLSSQKIHQLSLEELEDAPMLHEVLEDFEEWLTKYLKHNSLRSLNICGQSVMYDIVFLKAAYRQEKKEWPFSNMLIDLHNIAFYLFEVLAKNGIKTPRSLSLNAIADFFDLKREGLEHNALEDALITGECLRECMNYTNILKLKA; via the coding sequence ATGGCTAATCTAGTTTTGGATTTGGAATTAAGCGGTATTGAACCAGGATGGCATGAGATCATCCAATTAGGAGCTGCTCTTTACGACAAAGAATGGAACCTTAAAAGCACCTATATTTCAAACGTATATCCAGAAAACAGAGAAAGTTTTTCGTTGTCGTCCCAAAAGATCCATCAGCTTAGCCTAGAAGAACTGGAGGATGCTCCTATGCTACATGAAGTTCTTGAAGATTTCGAAGAATGGCTTACTAAATATCTTAAGCACAACTCGCTCCGAAGCTTAAACATCTGCGGACAAAGCGTAATGTACGACATCGTTTTTTTAAAAGCTGCTTACCGCCAAGAAAAAAAGGAATGGCCTTTCTCAAATATGCTGATCGATCTTCACAACATTGCCTTCTACCTTTTTGAAGTGCTGGCTAAAAACGGTATAAAAACACCTCGATCACTAAGCCTAAACGCAATAGCCGATTTTTTCGATCTTAAAAGAGAAGGCCTAGAGCACAACGCTCTCGAAGATGCCCTCATAACAGGAGAATGCCTAAGAGAATGTATGAACTACACAAACATCCTAAAACTTAAAGCCTAG
- a CDS encoding carboxypeptidase-like regulatory domain-containing protein produces the protein MCSLLTIALIEANAQNSILENRYSFDTKKVSLYDALNIVSQKTGYFFIYDSRILENERRVKLEARGEKLESIIKGLLNNPKLDLRVLSKHILIYEKKETTATPKSEQNRHDSTIIISIKGTVYDNQTRKALQYVSVAIEGTSSGTITNGEGFFILKLPQSNEQLNIRISHIGYKPYTLPVMLVRDQKIDIYLKPDIVSLQEVVIRRVDPTEIITSTIKNLKTNYSPIPFYLTTFYREGVLKNSTYLSYAEAILKIYKPTINQFLGTEQVKEIKSRKIINADQTDTLLMKLKGGVSACLSLDIAKNIPDFLELSEVDKYRYTLSDIISYESHNAYAIGFVQKESIEEPLFTGTIYIDTDSLAILGADFEINPSFISKASDYLISQNRRTHIVKPERFAYSLTYRKIGNHYFTNHAKCDIQLKVRKKGRFFSNNYTAFLEMATCDVDTKNVIKFDKQETIRPQVVFLDIPYNYDPDFWGDFNYIVPEEKINEALKRINSKIGKVE, from the coding sequence ATGTGCTCTCTTCTTACAATAGCCCTAATAGAGGCAAACGCACAAAACAGCATACTAGAAAATCGATACTCGTTTGACACCAAAAAAGTATCTCTTTACGATGCGCTAAACATCGTAAGCCAAAAAACAGGATACTTTTTTATATACGACAGCCGTATACTCGAAAACGAGAGAAGGGTTAAGCTTGAGGCAAGAGGCGAAAAACTGGAAAGCATTATAAAGGGGCTTCTTAACAATCCAAAACTTGATTTACGGGTCCTATCCAAGCATATACTCATATATGAAAAGAAGGAAACTACAGCTACCCCAAAAAGCGAACAGAACAGGCACGATAGTACTATAATAATTTCAATAAAAGGAACCGTTTACGACAACCAAACGCGCAAAGCACTTCAGTATGTATCAGTAGCCATAGAAGGCACTTCTAGCGGAACCATTACCAATGGCGAAGGTTTTTTTATTCTAAAGCTACCTCAGAGCAACGAGCAGCTCAATATTCGAATTTCACATATTGGCTACAAACCCTACACTTTGCCAGTAATGCTTGTTCGTGATCAAAAAATTGACATTTACCTTAAACCAGATATAGTTTCGCTACAAGAAGTTGTAATACGCAGAGTTGACCCAACTGAAATTATAACAAGCACAATCAAGAACCTCAAAACTAATTACTCTCCAATCCCTTTCTATCTCACAACATTCTACCGCGAAGGCGTTCTTAAAAACAGCACTTACCTTAGTTACGCCGAAGCCATCCTAAAGATATACAAACCTACTATAAATCAATTTTTAGGAACAGAGCAAGTTAAAGAAATTAAATCGAGAAAAATAATAAACGCCGATCAGACAGACACCCTTTTGATGAAGCTAAAAGGGGGCGTATCGGCCTGTCTTAGCCTAGACATTGCGAAAAACATACCCGACTTTTTAGAACTTTCAGAAGTTGATAAATACCGATACACCCTTTCCGATATAATCTCTTACGAATCGCATAACGCCTACGCCATAGGTTTCGTACAAAAAGAGTCTATAGAAGAGCCCCTATTTACAGGTACTATATACATAGACACAGATAGTCTAGCCATCCTTGGTGCCGATTTTGAGATTAACCCGTCATTCATATCTAAAGCATCCGACTACCTTATCTCTCAAAACAGGAGAACGCATATAGTAAAACCCGAACGCTTTGCATATAGCCTTACATACCGAAAAATTGGGAATCATTACTTTACCAATCATGCGAAGTGCGACATACAGCTCAAGGTCAGAAAGAAAGGACGCTTTTTCAGCAATAACTATACCGCTTTCCTAGAAATGGCAACCTGCGACGTAGATACTAAAAACGTCATCAAGTTCGACAAACAAGAAACCATACGCCCTCAGGTTGTATTCCTTGATATACCTTACAATTACGATCCCGATTTTTGGGGAGACTTTAACTACATTGTGCCAGAAGAAAAAATAAACGAAGCGTTAAAACGGATAAATTCAAAAATTGGGAAGGTTGAATAG
- a CDS encoding DUF7935 family protein: protein MIEIVFAVSVLCIAAVAIVAITLTLRHQKSFQNIEKQIASNKVTLPLRLQAYERCIVFLERISPDSLVVRVNKSEDTVASLQAKLLSAIRSEFEHNISQQLYVSPETWSYVVNAKNNIIGLINTCSGRLHPEMRAIELSKLIIETYANIDIAPTATAKQKIKQEVALLY from the coding sequence ATGATTGAGATAGTGTTTGCCGTATCAGTACTTTGTATTGCAGCAGTAGCAATTGTGGCGATTACGCTTACGTTGCGCCATCAGAAATCGTTTCAAAATATAGAAAAACAGATTGCGAGCAACAAGGTTACCCTCCCTCTCCGGCTTCAAGCCTACGAAAGGTGCATCGTATTTCTGGAACGAATTAGCCCCGACTCGCTGGTGGTGAGGGTCAACAAAAGTGAGGATACGGTTGCAAGCCTACAAGCCAAGCTGCTTAGCGCAATCCGTTCCGAGTTTGAGCACAACATCTCGCAGCAGCTGTACGTTAGCCCGGAAACTTGGTCGTACGTGGTAAACGCCAAGAACAACATTATTGGCTTAATCAACACGTGCAGCGGCAGGCTTCACCCCGAGATGAGGGCCATTGAGCTATCGAAGCTCATTATCGAAACCTACGCCAACATTGATATCGCGCCAACAGCAACGGCAAAGCAAAAAATAAAGCAAGAGGTAGCCCTACTCTACTAA
- a CDS encoding FecR family protein, translating into MKLSENNIEHLELIAKYLANEMEENERANFEIDIALEPNNALLINEIKREWKMLDSHNSNKRVNTNDAWDKLNTRLEEENLIPKAKSTKHSIVPRKMLQYAAVVAGIAVLGVTTFWATTKINKQQMVSVLNQQDQSTIVKTLADGSIVYIAQNTNFEYPIKFSKKERKVALNGQAYFDIARNPDKPFVIETENAYIQVLGTAFNVKSYESKTFELVVERGKVKVSLKKNPSISQVVVAGEKIVLGKNNLEKSAWDDDGSLAWRLGKMQFKDETLQNIVRVINRNYQSNIAIADEQTANRRLTVTFNENSLSTITELICITLNLESTKKDNQIILSPTNAK; encoded by the coding sequence ATGAAGCTAAGCGAAAACAACATAGAGCATTTAGAATTAATAGCCAAATATTTGGCCAACGAGATGGAAGAAAACGAAAGGGCAAACTTTGAGATTGATATTGCCCTAGAGCCAAATAATGCTCTGCTTATAAATGAAATAAAAAGGGAGTGGAAAATGTTAGATAGCCACAACAGCAATAAAAGAGTTAACACTAACGATGCATGGGATAAGCTAAACACCCGTTTAGAAGAGGAAAACCTAATCCCAAAAGCAAAATCGACCAAGCACAGCATAGTTCCACGAAAAATGTTACAATATGCTGCCGTAGTAGCAGGGATAGCTGTTTTAGGGGTAACAACTTTTTGGGCAACCACAAAGATAAATAAACAACAGATGGTTAGCGTGCTTAACCAACAAGATCAAAGCACTATCGTAAAAACCCTTGCTGATGGATCAATTGTATACATTGCCCAAAACACCAACTTCGAGTATCCCATCAAATTTTCGAAGAAAGAACGCAAAGTTGCTCTAAACGGACAGGCATACTTCGACATTGCAAGAAATCCCGATAAGCCTTTTGTCATTGAAACAGAAAATGCCTACATTCAAGTTCTAGGAACAGCCTTTAACGTAAAATCATACGAATCAAAAACGTTTGAACTGGTTGTTGAACGAGGCAAGGTTAAGGTTTCTCTTAAAAAAAACCCCAGCATTAGCCAAGTTGTGGTAGCAGGCGAAAAAATAGTACTCGGCAAGAACAATCTTGAAAAAAGCGCATGGGACGACGATGGATCACTAGCTTGGAGGTTAGGCAAGATGCAGTTTAAAGATGAAACGCTGCAAAATATTGTCAGAGTAATAAACAGAAACTATCAATCGAATATAGCAATTGCAGACGAGCAAACTGCTAATCGTCGACTTACGGTTACCTTTAACGAAAACTCATTAAGCACTATAACAGAATTAATATGCATTACATTAAACCTAGAGAGCACAAAAAAGGATAACCAAATAATTCTAAGCCCTACAAATGCAAAGTAG
- a CDS encoding RNA polymerase sigma-70 factor: MGLAEISIQRKIQEGDIKEFEQLFKKYYEPLCLYANGIVRDMDVAEEIVQDLFYSYWKNRASLSIQLSLNAYLYRSIKNNSLSYLRQQSVRQRYAERSKSEFVEVESTTVEDEMVAKELNKVITDTLNQLPERCSKVFQMNRFEGKKYQEIAEKLAISIKTVEADMGKALHLFRENLKRFNRVAM; this comes from the coding sequence ATGGGACTTGCCGAAATCTCCATACAACGAAAGATTCAGGAAGGTGACATCAAAGAGTTTGAGCAGCTCTTCAAAAAATACTACGAGCCGCTTTGCCTCTATGCCAATGGAATAGTCAGAGACATGGATGTTGCAGAAGAAATCGTTCAAGATCTGTTTTATAGCTACTGGAAAAATAGAGCTTCGCTATCCATTCAGCTATCGCTAAACGCCTACCTCTACCGATCTATAAAAAACAACTCCCTCTCCTACCTACGGCAGCAATCGGTACGCCAACGGTACGCAGAAAGAAGTAAAAGCGAATTCGTTGAGGTAGAATCGACAACCGTAGAGGACGAAATGGTAGCCAAAGAACTAAACAAAGTTATTACCGATACGCTAAATCAGCTTCCAGAAAGGTGCTCAAAGGTATTTCAGATGAACCGATTTGAAGGTAAAAAGTATCAAGAAATTGCTGAAAAACTCGCCATTTCCATAAAAACGGTAGAAGCAGATATGGGGAAAGCCCTCCATCTTTTCAGAGAAAACCTCAAACGGTTTAACCGAGTAGCCATGTAA
- a CDS encoding RNA polymerase sigma factor encodes MKTPLLADNELVERVAKGSDASFAILHNRYRKKVLGYICMFIRRQDVAEDIAQDVFVKAYRSLVEGAYHDSGKFVPWLMRIARNMVIDYYRKDLPISIEENSAIEVKLRGMSTDDSPEKAIIRKQQDRCLRMLVDELPKEQREVVILRYYIGLSFKEIADFTDVSVNTALGRMRYAIINLKKRANVLERF; translated from the coding sequence TTGAAAACTCCTTTGCTTGCAGATAACGAATTGGTAGAGCGAGTTGCCAAGGGCAGCGATGCTTCGTTTGCAATATTGCATAATCGGTATCGAAAAAAAGTTCTAGGCTACATTTGTATGTTTATTAGGAGGCAGGATGTGGCCGAAGATATAGCACAAGATGTTTTCGTAAAGGCCTACCGATCGCTTGTAGAAGGGGCTTACCACGATTCCGGAAAGTTTGTCCCTTGGCTAATGCGGATTGCCCGTAACATGGTTATAGACTACTACCGTAAGGATCTTCCAATTTCCATTGAAGAGAATAGCGCAATAGAGGTAAAGCTGCGCGGCATGTCTACCGACGATTCTCCAGAAAAGGCTATAATTCGGAAGCAGCAGGATAGGTGCCTAAGGATGTTGGTTGATGAGCTTCCAAAGGAGCAGCGCGAGGTAGTAATACTGAGGTATTATATAGGCTTAAGCTTTAAGGAAATCGCCGATTTTACCGATGTAAGCGTAAATACCGCACTTGGACGAATGAGATACGCCATCATAAATTTAAAGAAGAGAGCAAATGTTTTAGAGCGATTCTAA
- a CDS encoding NYN domain-containing protein, producing MNNGCASSLKRIGVFYDGNYFLQVSNYYNYVHPRKRRLSISGLHYYIRHLVAKEENVDIKLCKIADAHYFRCRYSAQDASQRGNQLYYDRVFDDILMSEGVITHYLPFKNNFGKKEERGIDVWLALEAFELAIYKQFDIVVLIASNGDYVPLVRKLNTLGTRVMVLGWEFEYTNDEGQKVVTKTSQDLLEEVSYPVPMHTEIDENEEDSEIVDNLFVSNESTPKPVIATNITAAAPKSKVSIASEDYQEGEILSLKNGYGFIKHPNNNLFFHYLDLQDVDFNDLMPGDPVEFTIEQNIHGQDVAKNVRKIE from the coding sequence ATGAACAACGGATGTGCCTCTTCTCTAAAAAGAATCGGTGTTTTTTACGACGGTAACTATTTCCTTCAAGTAAGCAACTACTACAATTACGTTCACCCACGCAAAAGACGCCTAAGCATCTCTGGTCTTCACTACTACATCCGCCACTTAGTAGCAAAAGAAGAAAACGTAGACATTAAGCTTTGTAAAATTGCCGATGCCCACTACTTTAGATGTAGGTATAGCGCACAAGATGCAAGCCAGCGCGGAAATCAACTCTACTACGATCGCGTATTTGACGACATTCTAATGTCAGAAGGCGTAATTACGCACTATCTTCCATTCAAAAATAACTTTGGGAAGAAAGAGGAAAGGGGAATTGATGTATGGTTAGCACTTGAAGCTTTTGAACTAGCTATTTACAAGCAATTTGACATCGTAGTATTAATTGCTTCTAATGGCGATTACGTACCACTCGTACGCAAGCTCAACACTCTTGGAACCCGCGTAATGGTGCTTGGTTGGGAGTTTGAATACACCAACGACGAAGGACAAAAAGTAGTAACCAAAACCTCTCAGGACTTACTCGAGGAGGTTAGCTATCCTGTCCCAATGCACACAGAAATCGATGAAAACGAAGAAGATTCTGAGATCGTAGACAATCTTTTTGTTAGCAACGAGAGCACTCCAAAACCAGTAATTGCAACAAACATTACTGCAGCTGCCCCAAAATCAAAGGTTTCTATCGCAAGCGAAGACTACCAAGAAGGAGAAATCCTAAGTTTAAAGAATGGTTATGGGTTTATTAAACATCCAAACAACAACCTATTCTTCCACTACCTAGACCTTCAGGACGTCGACTTTAACGATCTTATGCCTGGGGATCCTGTTGAGTTCACCATTGAACAAAACATACATGGGCAAGATGTTGCCAAGAACGTACGTAAAATAGAGTAA
- the mltG gene encoding endolytic transglycosylase MltG, with protein MGSVKQKRSVKKIAVIVAVALFGVAMFFGLRLYTNMFMPNVDLKGEKHAHILIPTGSSYDDVIAILKEKGYIKNLERFQKYAEEKGYDKKVKPGRYKLISGMSNRRMLNMLISGSQDPARVYINNIRTKEKLASVLGKQLEPDSLAIVTMLNSDSVAQSIGMTPETIISLFIPNTYEFYWNVTPSEILSRMKKEYDGFWSKNQRQQKADSLGLTREQVITVASIVDEETNYTPEMNTIAGVYLNRLKKGMLLQADPTVKFAIGDPTIRRILNKHLTFDSPYNTYMYQGLPPGPIALPSIEAIDAVLNRANTPYLYFCAKADFSGAHAFAVTKEEHEKNAKLYQAALNKRNIKK; from the coding sequence ATGGGTTCTGTAAAACAAAAGAGATCTGTTAAGAAAATTGCTGTAATCGTAGCCGTCGCACTATTTGGCGTTGCTATGTTTTTTGGACTAAGGCTATACACCAACATGTTTATGCCAAATGTCGATCTGAAAGGGGAGAAGCATGCCCATATCCTGATCCCCACAGGAAGCAGCTACGATGATGTTATTGCAATCCTTAAGGAAAAAGGATACATAAAGAACCTAGAAAGGTTCCAAAAGTATGCCGAAGAAAAGGGATATGATAAAAAGGTTAAGCCGGGTAGGTATAAGCTGATAAGCGGAATGAGCAACCGTAGGATGCTTAACATGCTGATATCTGGAAGCCAGGATCCTGCTCGAGTATACATCAACAATATTAGGACAAAGGAGAAGCTGGCTTCGGTACTAGGTAAGCAGCTGGAGCCCGATTCGCTGGCTATTGTAACAATGCTAAACAGCGACTCCGTTGCTCAGTCTATAGGGATGACTCCCGAAACTATTATTAGCCTTTTCATCCCCAATACCTATGAGTTCTACTGGAATGTTACTCCAAGCGAAATTCTTTCGAGAATGAAGAAGGAGTACGATGGCTTTTGGAGCAAGAATCAGCGTCAGCAAAAGGCCGATTCGTTGGGCTTAACTCGCGAGCAGGTAATAACTGTTGCCTCAATTGTCGACGAGGAAACAAACTATACTCCCGAGATGAATACGATAGCAGGCGTTTACCTTAATCGCCTCAAGAAGGGAATGCTGCTGCAGGCCGATCCTACCGTAAAGTTTGCAATTGGAGATCCTACAATACGTCGTATTCTTAATAAGCATCTAACCTTCGATTCTCCGTATAACACCTACATGTATCAGGGATTGCCCCCAGGCCCTATTGCTCTACCTTCAATAGAGGCCATTGATGCGGTGCTGAACAGAGCAAATACACCTTACCTCTACTTTTGTGCAAAGGCCGATTTTTCGGGGGCGCATGCTTTTGCGGTTACAAAAGAGGAGCACGAGAAAAATGCTAAGCTTTATCAGGCTGCACTTAATAAGCGAAACATAAAGAAGTAA